The Phaseolus vulgaris cultivar G19833 chromosome 10, P. vulgaris v2.0, whole genome shotgun sequence DNA window ATGGAGAACGGAGAAGGTTGGCGCTACAGTTTGGGCTTTGTTGCAGTCCCTGCCACCATGATCATCATTGGTGCAATCTTTCTTCCAGATTCACCAAGTTCTTTGATCGAACGTGGTCTGAACGAGGATGCCAAGAAGGAACTCATTAATATTCGAGGAAGCAGTGACATTGAAGAGGAGTTTCAGGATCTTGTGGCAGCTAGTGAATCCTCTAAGGCAGTGAAACACCCTTGGGTTTCTTTGCTAAAGAGGCAATACAGACCTCAACTCACGTTTGCGGTGTTCATTCCCTTATTCCAACAACTCACTGGCATGAATGTGATAGTATTTTATGCTCCTGTTTTGTTTAAAACTATTGGTTTTGGAGCAAATGTTGCTCTCATGTCTGCCATGATCATCGGGGGTTGCAATGCAATTGCCACTCTTGTCTCCATACTAACTGTTGACAAGTTTGGAAGACGCACTCTTTTCTTAGAAGGAGGTGCACAAATGTTTATCTGTCAGATTGTGATTACTGTGGCAATTGCATGCAAATTTGGACTTGATGGAAACCCGGGAGTGTTGCCAAAATGGTATGCTATCGTGGTTGTGTGTGGCATATGCGTGTACGTGGCAGGATTTGCATGGTCTTGGGGTCCTTTGGGATGGTTGGTTCCAAGTGAGATTTTCCCACTTGAAGTGCGATCAGCTGCTCAAAGTATCAATGTCTCTGTTAACATGATCTTCACCTTTGCCATTGCGCAAATCTTCTCCTCTATGCTCTGTCACATGAAGTTTGGACTCTTCattttctttgcatgttttgtCGTGCTCATGACTATATTCATCTTCAAGCTTCTCCCAGAGACCAAAGGGGTTCCCATTGAAGACATGCATGTTGTTTGGCATACTCACCCTTATTGAAAAAACTTTGTTCAACCACCTCAATGTTGATATTAGGGgatcatttataatttttatttttatttttattttaattttgtcataGTTTAAATTAGGCTCGATGgtagaattttttatattagggttagtttttttttctgtatataCCTAGAACAACATATAAAGAGGATAAAACTCTTATTTTTTAccttttaaatactttttttaaattaagataactactaacaataaaaaaaactacttaCACATTAAAAGATtacatacaataaataaaaaaattatttattttgataatttcttttaataaaaatatttctataattttcaatagatattatataatatctataacaatatataaaaaatatatgtgtatatatacacaattctttttacaattttaccttttaaataattattttttcaaattcaaataactactcacaaaaaaaaaaactacctacataataaacaaaattacCTACAATTTACAAAAAAGACATGACTTGTAATGtgtatttaaagttttattagattgaatatatacaattttataattgtattttttataattttattattttttaataattaattaagaaaataatacaatttaaaatgtatataagcgatattttcaaaaatagaagttgtttaattattttaaaaatttattcaattatttattttactaaataaataaataaataaaaaatatttattaaagggTAAAGTTGTCCAATTAAAAGATGACACccaaagttattttttatataattttattattttttaaataattaattacgaaaataatacaatttaaaatgtatataaacgatatttttaaaaatagaagttgtttaattatttttaaaatagaaaaaagttattcaattatttattttactaaataaataaataaattacttatttttcttaattaaaggATAAAATTTTCCAATTAAAAGATTACAGGAAGGAAGTTATCAAATGGTGTATTCTTTTTATATAATGAtgacaattatttattttactaaataaataaataaaaatttattaaagggTAAAATTGTTCAATTAAAAGATGACACCGAAGGAAGTTACCAAATGGTGTATCCTTTTCATATAATGAAAGGTAAAATTATCCAACTAAAAGATGACACCGAAAGAAGTTACCAAATAgtgtgtattatttttatatgataatgTAATGATATATAATGATGACATTGAAGGAAGTTACCAAATGGTGTATCCTTTTTATATGGAAATACATACGTTTTTGCGCTGCGTATtcgtatttttaatttttttcatttatatattaaacaatGTTATTATTCCCACACTTATATTAACAAAGAAATTTACAATACTTCTACACGTATATATAAAGGGAATTCCCCTCTTAActtccattttattttttttcaattttatccttatacttatattttattttattattttaaaaatatatgagaggagatatttgtcattttgtgacttctttatttttaaaaactaaattttgaattttgaattatgaattatggagtaattgtaaacataattcaaaatgtttTGAGATACTCCTCTTTTTACTTATTCAACCAAACATTTTACTTCAAACCTCATTCTTCTCCCTTTCTTCTTCAATGGTTGAGAAAAACCACTTACACTATCCAAGAACCTCTATCCGCAACGTCATTAAACATGTAACTTTCTCAATTAACGTTGGATTTAAGAAGTGAACATTTTTTCCAAAAGTGTAACGATGTGTAATGATgcaagaaaaaagaagaagaaagtttcaTGCTTTCAATAAAAAGAACTCTTTCATTCTTCTTAGGTATGCATattctcttcttcactttaCCCAACTTCTTTGTTACATGttttatgattatatattatttatcattatatttattcGTCTCTCATCTCTCCTATCTTTTTTCTacaaaatttttcttttttcattgcAAATTTGTTCTTTCGTATCTTTGTGCActttttttcctctctttttcATTCTCTCAAGGTGTGTTTTCGTGTCAATATTTTGTGAGTACACATTTGAatattttgtgtaattttttGTGTTTGATCTATTCTCTTTCATTCTCTTTGAACTTTTACTGAGTTTTTTTTTCCACAGGGAGTGAAAGAGAGAAAATCTAGAGTGAGAGAGAAAACAATGAATTTCACACGTCGTTGTTGGTGCTTAGAGGCACAGGTGATGGTTATGATCCCATGATTATCGTGAACGCTTCCGACAATGAAGATCACTTTGGCTACTCCCCAACACCACATCGTTAAGTAGTTCATTATCTTTGTTGATCATACCTCCGCCAAACGCACCCCTCAAGGCCAACGCTAATATGTACAACATGAAagttccttatgtgatcaaattaTATGTTGCATTATCAAGAGGTGTTTCTTAAGTTTCAACAAAAAATCTTATTAAAGAAGGACACCTTAAAGGAGAAGATGATAATTTTACCAAAAATGTTATTTCTAAAgatattttgttatctaaaaaatcaggtattgttcattttatttatgtGTGACACATAAAGATAAGTATATGTAAATATTCTATTTACACTATTTGTTATTATATAGTAAAGGTAACATAATATACAAGGAGCCCTTACAATTGAATGAAGATATCAACACAAAGCATTCACACATTTATCTacacaaacaaataattatgaatatatgtatattgcac harbors:
- the LOC137819219 gene encoding sugar transport protein 1-like, which codes for MFQRVSDFDFGKSRVLTKWLRMARGLIGTGSLRGKNYPGRLTFRVFITCLVAGFGGLIFGYDLGISGGVTSMDPFLKKFFPTVYEKENNMKSSDSQYCKFDSQTLTLFTSSLYLAALVASLFASSVSRRFGRRLSMLSGGVLFLAGAGLNAFSQHVSMLIVGRILLGFGIGFANQSVPIYVSEVAPCKFRGALNMMFQLAITLGIFIANVLNYVFAKMENGEGWRYSLGFVAVPATMIIIGAIFLPDSPSSLIERGLNEDAKKELINIRGSSDIEEEFQDLVAASESSKAVKHPWVSLLKRQYRPQLTFAVFIPLFQQLTGMNVIVFYAPVLFKTIGFGANVALMSAMIIGGCNAIATLVSILTVDKFGRRTLFLEGGAQMFICQIVITVAIACKFGLDGNPGVLPKWYAIVVVCGICVYVAGFAWSWGPLGWLVPSEIFPLEVRSAAQSINVSVNMIFTFAIAQIFSSMLCHMKFGLFIFFACFVVLMTIFIFKLLPETKGVPIEDMHVVWHTHPY